A genomic segment from Phragmites australis chromosome 6, lpPhrAust1.1, whole genome shotgun sequence encodes:
- the LOC133923065 gene encoding F-box protein At1g67340-like, protein MEAVREAIMVERSRGKRQRIEQAPASDLGAFEGAALLPQELILSVLAAVSASADKPADFFSAMLTYVMRDQSVSYVLYVDRVLVLFGKENDARVPDGIDHRRCKKFMMLGEHRQVRKVASELCVAVRAASCGDAGNPDTNYLLSMILFYCLAEGHQGWSRMMKAARSSHAEAIYALAIIRLNGSGGITVDDRGQHAAAHLCKAAANLCHIGALCELGNCVSRCLGVPKNIANGRRLILRANLQELCAKYPPGRARAGGRPRSHPQWQLPQALHWRMGHKEECIPVQQWLLVAVANANAKSPMRTLLN, encoded by the exons ATGGAGGCAGTGCGGGAGGCGATAATGGTGGAGAGGAGTAGGGGTAAGAGGCAGAGGATTGAGCAGGCGCCCGCCAGTGACCTGGGTGCGTTCGAGGGTGCTGCACTGCTGCCTCAAGAGCTCATCTTGTCCGTCCTCGCCGCCGTGTCGGCCTCCGCGGACAAGCCTGCCGACTTCTTCTCCGCGATGCTCACTTACGT GATGCGTGATCAGAGTGTAAGCTACGTACTATACGTCGATCGTGTCCTTGTTCTCTTTGGAAAGGAAAATGATGCTCGAGTTCCTGATGGAATTGATCATCGCAGGTGCAAGAAGTTCATGATGTTAGGGGAGCACCGGCAGGTGCGCAAGGTGGCGTCGGAGCTGTGCGTGGCCGTGCGCGCCGCAAG CTGCGGCGACGCTGGCAACCCTGACACCAACTACCTTCTCAGCATG ATCCTGTTCTACTGCCTCGCCGAGGGCCATCAGGGCTGGTCGCGGATGATGAAGGCTGCGAGGTCCAGCCACGCGGAGGCGATCTACGCTCTCGCCATCATCCGGCTAAATGGAAGCGGCGGCATCACGGTCGACGACAGAGGCCAGCACGCCGCCGCGCACCTGTGTAAGGCCGCCGCGAACCTCTGCCACATCGGCGCCCTCTGCGAGCTCGGCAACTGCGTCTCCCGCTGCCTTGGTGTCCCCAAAAATATCGCCAACGGCCGCCGCCTCATCCTCAGGGCCAACTTGCAGGAGCTGTGCGCCAAGTACCCGCCCGGCCGGGCCCGCGCTGGAGGCCGCCCTCGCTCACATCCGCAGTGGCAATTGCCCCAA GCGTTGCACTGGAGGATGGGGCACAAGGAGGAGTGCATCCCCGTGCAGCAGTGGCTGCTCGTCGCGGTTGCCAATGCGAACGCCAAATCGCCAATGCGCACTTTGCTTAATTAA